In Gallus gallus isolate bGalGal1 chromosome 8, bGalGal1.mat.broiler.GRCg7b, whole genome shotgun sequence, one DNA window encodes the following:
- the VCAM1 gene encoding vascular cell adhesion protein 1 isoform X1 — protein MFKQMGRTSQTVLIILYVLMDVKAFEMEITPADRVVERIGATLILTCNTTGCALPKFSWRTQMDYPLGGKVYNNKTHSTLTMNPVSAENYNDYLCTVICNKEKKEKSVKVELYSFPSDPIIETSASLVVGETATVICKIHDVFPSDHLELLLKKDEQILHRKTFEGDVSTKTETKTVAYSFNLTTEDNGKEIVCVARLQIAGMDFEPKERLTSLKLNANFGPQNTSINASPGNSLMEGHFLKLTCMTDSNPPAQVFWRKHLAKETIQHFIENSVLSIPHAHFTDSGQYICEVVNPVTNKTEKATTNIVIQAPPKNASLMVFPSSSVKEGESVTISCSATGVPAVQIILEKKIGDVVTTLKTEDGKYTIDKVQPEDAGKYECTFTNKFGNHSLDVELDVKVPPQNITVLVYPSENVKEGENVTIMCSTYSNPPSQMILKKVNQDEEIILPAVNGTFTLYNVTKNDTGRYLLDVFNEVGNNIKVIEIAVVGKLEKPDQIMPLMIALSCVTAIAIPVVAILIYVSRKAKINGSYSLVKALRLKV, from the exons ATGTTTAAACAGATGGGAAGAACAAGCCAAACTGTGCTAATTATTTTGTATGTATTAATGGACG TTAAagcttttgaaatggaaattacACCAGCCGACAGAGTTGTTGAACGGATTGGAGCAACACTGATACTCACATGCAATACTACTGGCTGTGCATTACCAAAGTTTTCATGGAGGACCCAAATGGACTACCCCCTTGGAGGAAAAGTGTACAACAACAAGACACATTCTACCTTGACTATGAATCCAGTTAGTGCTGAAAATTATAATGATTATTTATGCACTGTCATCtgcaataaagagaaaaaagagaagagtgtCAAAGTTGAACTTTACT CTTTTCCCAGTGATCCTATCATTGAGACCAGTGCATCTTTAGTTGTTGGAGAAACCGCCACTGTCATCTGTAAAATTCATGATGTGTTTCCTTCTGATCATCTGGAATTACTCCTAAAGAAAGATGAGCAAATTCTTCATAGAAAAACTTTTGAAGGAGATGTCAgcacaaaaacagaaaccaaaactGTGGCATACTCATTTAACCTTACAACTGAAGACAATGGTAAAGAGATTGTTTGTGTGGCCAGATTACAAATTGCTGGTATGGACTTTGAGCCCAAAGAAAGATTAACTTCTCTGAAACTGAATGCAAACT TTGGTCCACAAAATACTTCCATTAATGCATCTCCAGGAAACTCATTAATGGAAGGACACTTTCTAAAACTTACTTGTATGACTGACAGTAATCCACCAGCACAAGTATTTTGGAGAAAACATCTGGCAAAGGAAACCATTCAGCATTTCATAGAAAACAGTGTTCTTTCTATTCCTCATGCCCATTTCACTGACTCGGGGCAGTACATCTGTGAAGTAGTTAATCCTGTAACTAATAAAACTGAGAAAGCAACCACGAACATTGTTATACAAG ctCCACCAAAAAATGCATCACTAATGGTTTTCCCATCGAGTTCAGtaaaagaaggagaaagtgTTACCATCTCTTGCTCAGCTACAGGTGTCCCAGCTGTTCAGATtatcctagaaaaaaaaataggtgatGTGGTCACAACCCTTAAAACAGAAGATGGCAAATACACCATAGACAAGGTTCAGCCAGAGGATGCAGGAAAATATGAGTGCACATTCACTAACAAATTTGGAAATCATTCTCTAGATGTAGAGCTTGATGTCAAAG TTCCTCCTCAGAATATTACTGTGTTAGTTTATCCATCAGAAAATGttaaagaaggagaaaatgtcACTATTATGTGTAGCACATACAGTAACCCACCATCACAGATGATCCTGAAAAAAGTTAATCAAGACGAAGAAATAATTCTACCAGCAGTCAATGGAACCTTTACTCTCTATAATGTCACCAAAAATGATACAGGCAGATATTTGCTTGATGTTTTCAATGAGGTTGGAAACAACATCAAAGTGATAGAGATAGCTGTTGTAG gaaaattGGAAAAACCAGATCAAATTATGCCCCTGATGATTGCACTCTCCTGTGTAACAGCAATAGCAATACCTGTGGTTGCAATTTTGATCTACGtgtcaagaaaagcaaagataaatgGATCCTACAGTCTTGTTAAAGCATTGAGGCTGAAAGTGTGA
- the VCAM1 gene encoding vascular cell adhesion protein 1 isoform X2: MFKQMGRTSQTVLIILYVLMDVKAFEMEITPADRVVERIGATLILTCNTTGCALPKFSWRTQMDYPLGGKVYNNKTHSTLTMNPVSAENYNDYLCTVICNKEKKEKSVKVELYFGPQNTSINASPGNSLMEGHFLKLTCMTDSNPPAQVFWRKHLAKETIQHFIENSVLSIPHAHFTDSGQYICEVVNPVTNKTEKATTNIVIQAPPKNASLMVFPSSSVKEGESVTISCSATGVPAVQIILEKKIGDVVTTLKTEDGKYTIDKVQPEDAGKYECTFTNKFGNHSLDVELDVKVPPQNITVLVYPSENVKEGENVTIMCSTYSNPPSQMILKKVNQDEEIILPAVNGTFTLYNVTKNDTGRYLLDVFNEVGNNIKVIEIAVVGKLEKPDQIMPLMIALSCVTAIAIPVVAILIYVSRKAKINGSYSLVKALRLKV, from the exons ATGTTTAAACAGATGGGAAGAACAAGCCAAACTGTGCTAATTATTTTGTATGTATTAATGGACG TTAAagcttttgaaatggaaattacACCAGCCGACAGAGTTGTTGAACGGATTGGAGCAACACTGATACTCACATGCAATACTACTGGCTGTGCATTACCAAAGTTTTCATGGAGGACCCAAATGGACTACCCCCTTGGAGGAAAAGTGTACAACAACAAGACACATTCTACCTTGACTATGAATCCAGTTAGTGCTGAAAATTATAATGATTATTTATGCACTGTCATCtgcaataaagagaaaaaagagaagagtgtCAAAGTTGAACTTTACT TTGGTCCACAAAATACTTCCATTAATGCATCTCCAGGAAACTCATTAATGGAAGGACACTTTCTAAAACTTACTTGTATGACTGACAGTAATCCACCAGCACAAGTATTTTGGAGAAAACATCTGGCAAAGGAAACCATTCAGCATTTCATAGAAAACAGTGTTCTTTCTATTCCTCATGCCCATTTCACTGACTCGGGGCAGTACATCTGTGAAGTAGTTAATCCTGTAACTAATAAAACTGAGAAAGCAACCACGAACATTGTTATACAAG ctCCACCAAAAAATGCATCACTAATGGTTTTCCCATCGAGTTCAGtaaaagaaggagaaagtgTTACCATCTCTTGCTCAGCTACAGGTGTCCCAGCTGTTCAGATtatcctagaaaaaaaaataggtgatGTGGTCACAACCCTTAAAACAGAAGATGGCAAATACACCATAGACAAGGTTCAGCCAGAGGATGCAGGAAAATATGAGTGCACATTCACTAACAAATTTGGAAATCATTCTCTAGATGTAGAGCTTGATGTCAAAG TTCCTCCTCAGAATATTACTGTGTTAGTTTATCCATCAGAAAATGttaaagaaggagaaaatgtcACTATTATGTGTAGCACATACAGTAACCCACCATCACAGATGATCCTGAAAAAAGTTAATCAAGACGAAGAAATAATTCTACCAGCAGTCAATGGAACCTTTACTCTCTATAATGTCACCAAAAATGATACAGGCAGATATTTGCTTGATGTTTTCAATGAGGTTGGAAACAACATCAAAGTGATAGAGATAGCTGTTGTAG gaaaattGGAAAAACCAGATCAAATTATGCCCCTGATGATTGCACTCTCCTGTGTAACAGCAATAGCAATACCTGTGGTTGCAATTTTGATCTACGtgtcaagaaaagcaaagataaatgGATCCTACAGTCTTGTTAAAGCATTGAGGCTGAAAGTGTGA